Part of the Pseudodesulfovibrio mercurii genome is shown below.
GAAGTTGTACACGTCGGCCCCGTCCGAGCCCGGAATGGGCGGGGTGAACGGGATGCCGCCGGTGGCGACGAGCAGGTTCTCGAACTCCACCACGTCGCCCTTGTCCGTGGTCACGGTTCTGGCCTTGGTGTCGATGGCCGTGACCCTGGTGCCGAGCATCACGGAGACCTTGCTTTTCTCGTAGAATTCCTGGGGCCTGAGGGACAGGCGGTCCGGGCCGATCTTGCCCGCCAGCAGGTAGGAGATGAGCGGGCGGCCGTAGGCCGGGGCGTCCTCGGCCCCGATGACCAGGATCTCGTTTTCGGTATCGACCTTGCGGATGCCCTCGATGGCTCCGATGGAGGCGATGCCGTTGCCGATGATGACGTATTTCATGGTCGCTCCCTATCTCTCCTCGAATTTCAGGGCCTGGTTGGGGCAGGCGGCCACGCAGGCCGGTCCGCCCTCTCGCCCTTCGCACAGGTCGCACTTGACGATCTTGTTCTCGATGGGGTGCCGCTTGATGGCCCCGTAGGGGCAGGCCATGAGGCAGGACCAGCAGCCCACGCACTTGTCGCGGTCGTAGACCGTGCGGCCCGTCTCCGGGTCCTTGTGCAGGCCGCCGGAGATGCAGGCGGCCACGCAGGAGGGCTCGTCGCAGTGGCGGCAGGAGATGGCCACGCAGATGTCGCCCTTCTCGAAGACCTTCTTGCAGGCGGTCAGCCCGTCCTTGCCCTGCTCTTCGCGGAAGGCGATGATCGGGTCCTTGGATTTGGAGTGGGCGGTGATGCAGGCCACTTCGCAGAGGTGGCAGCCGATGCAGTATTCCTTGTCCGGATAGACTCTTTTCATGATGTCCTCCGTCTAGCGCCCGGCATGCTTGATGCCGAGGATGTCGAGTTCGGTGTCGGAAAGGCCGACGCCCCGGAGCTTGTCGCGGTTGCCGCGCAGGGACTCGATGGAGTTGAGTCCCATGCCGCCGAGCATCTCCTCGATCTCGTGCCCCCAGGCGTGGATCAGGTTGGTCAGCTTGCGGGCCGCGATGTCCGGGTTCTGGCGCTTGGACAGCTTGGGATCGTTGGTGGCGATGCCCCACGGGCACTTGCCGGTGTAGCACCGGCCGCAGATGGTGCAGCCCACGGCGATGAGCGTGGCCGTGCCGATGTACACGGCGTCCGCGCCCAGCGCGATGGCCTTGATGACGTCGCCGGAGCAGCGGATGCCGCCCGCGGCCACCACCGAGACGCTGTTGCGGATGCCCTCGTCGCGCAGCCGCTGGTCCACCTGGGCCAGGGCCAGCTCGATGGGGATGCCGACGTTGTCGCGGATCATGGCCGGGGCCGCGCCCGTGCCGCCGCGCATGCCGTCGATGGTGATGATGTCCGCGCCCGCCCGGGCGATGCCCGAGGCGATGGCGGCCACGTTGTGCACGGCCGCGATCTTGACCGAGACCGGGGCCTTGTATTCCGAGGCCTCCTTCAGGGCGTAGATGAGCTGGAGCAGGTCCTCGATGGAGTAGATGTCGTGGTGCGGGGCCGGGGAGATGGCGTCGGACCCGATGGGGATCATGCGGGTCTCGGAGACCTTGTCGTTGACCTTGCCGCCGGGCAGGTGCCCGCCGATGCCGGGCTTGGCGCCCTGCCCCACCTTGATCTCGATGGCCGCGCCCGCCCGGAGGTAGTCGCGGTGCACCCCGAAGCGGCCCGAGGCCACCTGGACGATGGTGTGCTCGCCGTATTTATATAAGGTCTTGTGCAGCCCGCCCTCGCCGGTATTGTAATAGGTCCCGCATTCGGTGGCCGCGCGGGCCATGGCCCGGTGCAGATTGAAGTTGATGGCCCCGAAGCTCATGGCCGCGAACATGATCGGCACGTCCAGGGTCAGCTGCGGGGTCAGGCGGGTCTTGAGGGTGGTCTTGCCGGTCTTCTTGTCCGTCGTGAGCTCCAGCTTGCGCGGCTTGGCCCCCAGGAAGGTCTTCAGCTCCATGGGTTCGCGCAGGGGGTCGATGGACGGGTTGGTCACCTGGCTGGCGTCCAGCAGCATGCGGTCCCAGTAGACCGGGATGTCCACCGGGGAGCCCATGCCCGCCAGGAGCACGCCGCCCGTGTCCGCCTGTTTGTAGATGTTCTGCAGGAACACCGGGCGCCACAGGCTGTTCGTCCTGAAATCCGACGGCTTCTTGATGATGTTCAGGGCCGCCGTGGGGCACAGGGCCTCGCAGCGGTGACAGCCGATGCACTTGGAGTTGTCGTGCATGACCTTTTGCCGGGCTTCATCCCAATAGTGAGCCTCGTACGAACACTGCCGGACGCAGACCTTGCAGTTGATGCACAGCTCCGGGTCCCGTTCAATACAGAACTCATGGTAATTCTTGTTGATGGGCTGAAAAAGCAAGACAGGTAACCTCTCTCGTTAGTTGCCAAAAAAGTCATCCTGCGGACAAGATGGTCGGAGCGCGTCTCCGAAACTTTCACAATTCGGGCAATACCACCGAATAGCAAAGGGGAGTCACAAAAACACATCACCCTATTCTCTGTCAAGAAAACTTTTAACACGTTGAATTTCCATGCAATGTATATATTTGGAAAGCGTCTTGACCCATATGCGAAACGTCTTGATCGGCCCGCTACGGACCGGGGAACCGCCCTGCCCCGCTCGTGGCTTGATATCCCTTGACTTTTGCGGACCACCCGGCTAAGGGATGACCATGCAAACGCACCAGAACCGCTTCGGCTTCTTTTTCTTTTTTAGCTTTCGCTTTTTTAGAAGCGCCTGCGGTTTCGAGGTGTGCGTGTAGCTGACCACAAGTTTCATCCACAACCAGGGCCGCAGGCGACAAGCTTGCGGCCCTTTTTGTTTGCGGCCCAAGCGTCTCCGGCCCGCAACAAAGGGGCAAGATCATGATGCTGGGATTGGGGAGTGTGGAGATCGCGCTGGCCTTCTGGCTGTCCGTGGCGGCCACGGCGCTGTGCGTCGTTTACGGAATTGTGAACTGGAACAACAAGGGTACCGACAAAACCGGAGGGGGGGCGTCATGACCGGCAAGCTCATCGGCGTTCTCATCTATCTCGGGGTCATTTTCTATCTCGGCTACCGGGCCTGGCTCAAGACCCGCGAGTCCACGGACTACATGCTCGCCGGACGGAGCATGAACCCGTTCGTCCTGGCCATGTCCTACGGGGCGACCTTCGTCTCCACCTCGGCCATCGTCGGTTTCGGCGGCGTCTCGGGCATGTTCGGCATGTCCCTGCTCTGGCTGACCTTCCTGACCATCTTCGTGGGCATCTTCGTGGCCATGGTCTTCTTCGGCAAGCGCACCCGGCGCATGGGGCTCCAGCTCGATTCCCACACCTTCCCCGAATTCCTGGGCAGGCGCTACGGCTCCAAGTTCATCCAGCAGTTCTCGGGCGTGGTCATCTTCGTCTTCATCCCGGTCTACGCGGCCGCCGTACTCATCGGCATCTGCCGCATGCTCGAGGTGGCCTTCCCGGCCGTCTCCTACGGCGTCTGGCTGCTCGTGGTCACCGCCATCGTGGCCCTGTACGTGATCACCGGCGGGCTCAAGGCGGTCATGTACACCGACGCCTTCCAGGGGACCATCATGGCCGTCATGATGCTCATCCTCATCGTCACCACCTACTCCCTGCTCGGCGGCGTGACCGCGGCGCACCAGGCCCTGACCGACATGGTCGCCCTGGTCCCGGCCGGGCTGGCCAAGGGCGGCATGACCGGCTGGACCACCGGCCCGCACCTCCAGTCCCCCATCGGGCTGACCGTGTACACGACCATCATCTACGGCGTGGGCATCGGCGTGCTGGCCCAGCCGCAGCTGGCCATCCGCTACATGACCGTGCCCTCGGACCGCGAGCTCAACCGGGCCGTGGCCATCGGCGGCGTGTTCATCCTGCTCATGACCGGCGTGGCCTTCGTCACCGGGGCCCTGTCCAACGTGGTCTTCTTCCAGAAGTTCGGCAAGATCGCCATCACCATGGCCGACAACAACTTCGACTCCATCATCCCGCTGTACATCGACAAGGTCATGCCCGGCTGGTTCTCCGGCCTGTTCCTGGTGGCCATGTTCGCGGCGGCCATGTCCACCATGAGCTCCCAGTACCACGTGGGCGGCACCTCGCTGTCCCGCGACTTCCTTGAACAATACGTCAACGTGGGCAACGGCGGCTCGTCCATGAAGCTCAACCGGCTGGGCGTGACCGTGGCCATCATCGCCACCCTGGTCTGGGCCTGGCTGCTGCCCGGCGGGGTCATCGCCCGGGCCACGGCCTTCTTCTTCGGCCTGTGCGCCGCCTCGTTCCTGCCCATCTACGTGCTCGGCCTGTATTGGAGAGGCATGACCAAGACCGGGGCCAAGGTCTCCATGGTCGGCGGGTTCTGCTTCTCCATGTTCTGGCTGCTCTTCGTCCACGTCAAGGAAGCGGGCTTCATCGGCCTGTGCCAGGCCATGTTCGGCAAGGCCACCCTGGTGTCCGACGCCGCGCCCGGCTCCTGGCTGTGGCTCATGCAGTGGGTCGATCCCAATGTGGTCGCCCTGCCCGTCTCCCTGGTCCTGGCCGTGGGCGTCAGCCTGGCCACCCGACGAATCGAGGAAAAACACCTCGACCTCTGCTGGGAGGGACTCTGCTGATCCGTTTCGACAACGCGATCGCAAGGCGCCGTTCCGGGAGGGATGGCGCCTTTTTTCATTGCAATCGGGAGAGGATGCCGACACGCGGCGATGCCGGGTGATTTCGCCCCCGGCGGGCAGGGATTCGCCCCCGCCGCACCCCATGCGGGGACCGGCGGCGCCGGGGGTGGACCGTTTGTTGACAGTTGCTTTTGAAGCGAACATAAACAACCATTCGTTCAACACAAGGATAGAGACGCACAATGAACAAGATCGACGTGAACGTGAAGTTCCTGCACGAGGTTTGGCAAGAAAACGAACTGGCCTACGCCACCGAACATTCGGCGGGTCTGGACCTGCGCGCCTGCATCGACGAGGGCGAGATCGAGATCGGCCCCGGCGAAAAGGCCGCCATCCCGGCGGGCGTGGCCATCGAGGTCCGCGAGCCCAGCGTGGCCGGGTACGTCTTCTCGCGCAGCGGCCTGGGCACCAAGGAAGGGCTGACCGTCAGCCAGGGCGTCGGCGTCATCGATCCGGACTACCGCGGGGAGATCAAGGTCTCACTGCTCAATACCTCGGGCGAGGTGCGACGAATAAGGCGCGGACAGCGCATCGCACAGCTCGTCTTCATGCCCGTGTTTCAAGCGATAATCACCCCCGTGGACGAACTCGGCTCCACCGCGCGCGGCGCGGGCGGATTCGGCTCCACCGGGAAACACTAATAGAGAGAAGCATCATGTCCGAGAAATTCGAAGCCATAAAGAAACGGGAATCCAATCTCATATGTAATACCTACGGCCGCTATCCCCTGGCCGTGAGCCGGGCCAAGGACTGCCGGTTGTACGACCTGGACGGCGTGGAGTACCACGACTTCCTGGCGGGCATCGCCGTCTGCTCCCTTGGCCACAGCCGCGAGGACCTGGCCGAGGTCATGGCCGAACAGGCCCGCAAGATGGTCCACGTCTCCAACCTCTTCTACCAGGAGCCCCAGCTCGACCTGGCCGAGAAGCTGCTGTCCACCTGCGCGGCGGGCAAGGTCTTCTTCTGCAACTCCGGGGCCGAGGCCAACGAGGGGGCCATCAAGCTGGCCCGCAAGTACATGCACACCGTGCGCAACGAGGACCGCTACGAGGTCATCACCCTGGAGAAGTCCTTCCACGGCAGGACCCTGTCCACGCTGACCGCCACCGGCCAGTACGGGCCCATCAAGGAAGGGTACAATCCCCTGCCTGAGGGGTTCGTGACCGTGTCCTTCGGCAACGTCAACGCCCTGCGCGGGGCCATCAACGCCCACACCGCCGCGATCATGATCGAGATGGTCCAGGGCGAGGGCGGCGTGCGTCCCCTGCCCCAGGACTACGTCAACGACATCGTGGCCCTGTGCAAGGAGAACGGCATCCTGCTCATCGTGGACGAGGTCCAGACCGGCGTCTGCCGCACGGGCCGGTTCTGGGCGCACCAGCACTACGGCATCACCCCGGACATCTTCACCTCGGCCAAGGCGCTGGCCAACGGGCTGCCCATGGGCGCGGTCCTGTGCAGCGACGAGGTGGCCAAGGGATTCACGCCCGGTTCCCACGCCACCACCTTCGGCGGCGGGGCCGTGGTCTCGGCCGTGGCCGCCAAGGTCATCGACATCATGCTTGAGGAGAAGATGGCCGACCGCGCCCTGAAGATGGGCGAGTTCGCCAAAAAGCAGGTTCTCGAACTCCGGAAGAAACACCCCGAGACCATCGCCGGAACGCGCGGCCTGGGACTGCTCTTCGGCATCGAACTGGCCAAGAACGGACCGGAGATCTGGAAGGGGCTGCTGGAACACAAGGTGGTCTGCAACCTGACCCAGGGGACCGTTCTGCGGCTGGTGCCGCCCCTGACCGTGACCGAGGAGGACATCCTGTTCTTCATGCGGGCCCTGGACGAGGTCCTGACGTCGGTGGAGGGATAGTCGCGGAGAGGTCGGCTTGACCGCCCGGTGGCGAAGGCGTATTCTGTGATTTGAGGAATCGAGTCATGAGCGCCGTCGCCCCCATAGGGTCCACGCCGGACTATCTCCCCCGGCAGGAAAAGGAACCGGAACCGGTTCCCCAGGCCGAGCGGGCGGGCGAGGTCAAGACCCCGACCGAGGTCAAGTCAGACGCGGTCAAACAGGCCGAGCAGACCACCCTTTACGACTTCCGGTACACGGGCAAAGGCTCGTTCATCGACAAGGTATTCTAGTTTGGCTCATTGATGACGCAACCATTCAAGGCCGGGGCACGTTCCCGGCCTTGTCATATTCCACCAAGAGGACGCACCGCCATGTCCACCCTGCTCAAGATCCAGTTCACCATTCCCGAGGAAACCGCCGACGAGGCCGGGGTCTTCATCGCGTCCAAGGTCCCCCACGGCTGGGAGGAGACTCCCGCCGGGGACGGCCGCAGGTTCACCCTGTACCTGGAGGACCACCCCCTGGGCCACGAGATGGTCCGGGAGTTCCAGGCCCGCTTCCCCGAGGCGGACGTGACCTGGTCCGAACAGGAGTCCGAGAATTGGGCCATGGCCTGGAAGGACTTCTTCGTTCCGGTCAACTGCGGGGAATCCTTCCGCATCTACCCGCCGTGGCTGAACGACGACGAGGAGAACGGGACCACCCACATCGTCATCGAGCCCAAGATGGCCTTCGGCACCGGCCACCACGCGACCACCTCCCTGTGCCTGGCGACCATCGGCCGGCTGGCCAAGGCCGGGACCATCGCCGAGGGCAAGACCTTCCTGGACCTGGGCACCGGGTCCGGCATCCTCGGCATCGGCCTGTCCAAGCTCGGCCTGACCGGCATCGGCCTGGACATCGACCCCCAGGCCGTGGTCTGCGCCGTGGAGAACGTGGCCGCCAACGGCGTGACCGAGTCCATGCGGCTGGCCGTGGGCTCCATCGACTGCGTGGAGCCGGGCCGGACCTTCGACCTGGTGGTGGCCAACATCCTGTCCGGGCCGCTCATCGAGATGGCCGGCGACATCGTCGCCAGGGTCAGGCCCGGCGGCACCCTGGTCCTGTCCGGCATCCTGGCAGACAAGCAGTCCGACGCCGTGGCCGAGGCCTACGGGCGACGCGGCCTGGGCGAACCCGAGCGGTTCGTCGAGGGCGAGTGGATCTGCCTGGTCTGGCAGAACCTGGGGAGCTAGCATGGCCCTGCCCGGCACCCTGATGGATATGTACGAGGCCATGCTGGCCACCCTCGGCCCGAGCGAGTGGTGGCCGGGCGAGACCCCGTTCGAGATCGCCATCGGGGCCATCCTGACCCAGAACACCAACTGGAAGAACGTGGAAAAGGCCCTGTCCAACCTCAAGGACGCGGGCGTGCTCGAAGCCGAACCCCTGCACGCCCTGTCCGTGCCGCGTCTGGCCGAGCTGATCCGTCCGGCCGGATATTACAACATCAAGGCCAAGCGGATTCACAACTTCCTGCAATTCCTCAAGGACGAGGCGGAGTTCGACCTGCTCGCCCTGAAGGACCGGGAGCTCGCCGAACTGCGGCCCAAGGTCCTGTCCATCAACGGCATCGGGCCCGAGACCGGGGACTGCATCCTGCTCTACGCCCTGGATTTCCCGACCTTCGTGGTGGACGCCTACACGGCCCGCATCCTTGGCCGCCACGGCCTGGCCTGGGAGGACATCGACTACCACGGGCTGCAATCCATTTTCATGGACGCCCTGCCCGAGGATGTGGCACTGTACAACGAATACCATGCCCTCATTGTCCGCGTGGGTGCCAACTGGTGCCGGAAAAAGGCGGGCCTGTGCGACGCCTGTCCTCTTCAACCTTTCCTTGAACAATAGACTCTCATGCGAAAATTCCTCGTCCTGACAGTATGTTGCATCCTGCTGCTTCCGGCCCTGGCCTGTGCCCAGGCCGAGGACGAGTCCATCAGCGAGTCCTTGCAGCAGGAGCACCAGAAGGCGGACGAGAACGAGCGGAAGGTCCGCGAGCTGACCCAAAAGGCCGGGCAGATATCCACCCGGCTGTCGGACATCGAGGACGACGTCAAGTTGCTCAAGGGGCGCATCCGGGACCAGGAAAAGGTTCTGTCCGACATCCGCGAGAGTGAGCGCCAGGCCCAGCAGGACCACTTCACCCTGGAAAAGGAGAAGGAGCGCATCACCATGGAGCTGTCCGGGCTCATGCGCACCCTGTGGCCGCTGCATCTGCAGAACGTCCGCTCGCGTTTCGAGGGCGTGGAGGACTGGGCCATGTTCGACCGCCGCTTCAACTGGCTGGCGGACATCTACGCGGCCACAGGCCGCAAGCTGGACGAGGCCCGGGACAATTCGCGGAAGATCGCCCTGAACCTGGAGAACCAGCGTCAGCTGGCCGAGGAGGCCGAAAAACAGCTGGCCCAGGTGAACGAGAGCAAGGACCGGCTCCTGGACAACCAGTACGCCCTGCGCCGGAACCTCAAGAAGATCAACCGCCAGAAGGAGAACGCCGAAGCCGAGCTGTCCGATATCCTGGCCACCATCGAGAAGCTCAAATACCAGTTGCAGTCCCAGAAGACCAAGCGGTTCGCCCTGTACAAGCGCACCCTGCCCTGGCCCGTCAAGGGGCGGGTGGTCGCGGGCTTCGACCTGAAGGCCAATCCCCCGGAGCGCGGCCTGGCCATCGGGGCCGCCGAGGGGAGCCAGGTACAGTCCATCTTCTGGGGCAAGGTGGTTCACAACGACACCCTGCGCGGCTTCGGGCATGTGGTCATCATCTACCACGGGTATAATTATTACAGCCTTTACGCCTATTTGTCCGACACGTTCGTGCGCAACGGCCAGGAGGTGGAGAAAAACGAGCCCCTGGGCACGGTGGGCTATTTCCCCAAGCTGGACGGGCCTGGACTGTATTTTGAATTGCGTTTTCATCAAAAACCAATTAACCCACAAACTTGGTTAACAGCCCTGAGATGATTGTCGTTGACCCAACACATTAGGACTCCGTTATTCGGGAGGCATTCATGCGTGTTACGCTTTGGATAGTCACTTTTCTGCTTCTGTTTACCCTGACCGTCGCCCCGAGCCAGACCATCGCGGCCAAGGGCGATCAGTTCGAAGCGCTCAAGACCTTCTCGCAGGTGCTCGACCTGGTTGAAAGCAACTACGTCAAGCCCGTGACCAAGAAGGAGCTCATCGACAATTCCATCAAGGGCATGCTCGAGGAGTTGGACCCCCACTCCACCTATCTCTCGCCCGAGGACTTCAAGGACATGCAGGTGGACACCGCCGGCAAGTTCAGCGGCATCGGCATCGAGATCAGCATGGACCAGGGGCGCATCGTGGTCGTCTCGCCCATCGAGGACACCCCGGCCTACAAGGCGGGCCTGCTCGCGGGCGACATCATCCTCGAGATCGACGGCGAGTCCACCCAGGACATGACCCTCATGGACGCGGTCAAGCTGATCCGCGGCGAAAAGG
Proteins encoded:
- a CDS encoding endonuclease III domain-containing protein: MALPGTLMDMYEAMLATLGPSEWWPGETPFEIAIGAILTQNTNWKNVEKALSNLKDAGVLEAEPLHALSVPRLAELIRPAGYYNIKAKRIHNFLQFLKDEAEFDLLALKDRELAELRPKVLSINGIGPETGDCILLYALDFPTFVVDAYTARILGRHGLAWEDIDYHGLQSIFMDALPEDVALYNEYHALIVRVGANWCRKKAGLCDACPLQPFLEQ
- the dut gene encoding dUTP diphosphatase codes for the protein MNKIDVNVKFLHEVWQENELAYATEHSAGLDLRACIDEGEIEIGPGEKAAIPAGVAIEVREPSVAGYVFSRSGLGTKEGLTVSQGVGVIDPDYRGEIKVSLLNTSGEVRRIRRGQRIAQLVFMPVFQAIITPVDELGSTARGAGGFGSTGKH
- a CDS encoding aspartate aminotransferase family protein, encoding MSEKFEAIKKRESNLICNTYGRYPLAVSRAKDCRLYDLDGVEYHDFLAGIAVCSLGHSREDLAEVMAEQARKMVHVSNLFYQEPQLDLAEKLLSTCAAGKVFFCNSGAEANEGAIKLARKYMHTVRNEDRYEVITLEKSFHGRTLSTLTATGQYGPIKEGYNPLPEGFVTVSFGNVNALRGAINAHTAAIMIEMVQGEGGVRPLPQDYVNDIVALCKENGILLIVDEVQTGVCRTGRFWAHQHYGITPDIFTSAKALANGLPMGAVLCSDEVAKGFTPGSHATTFGGGAVVSAVAAKVIDIMLEEKMADRALKMGEFAKKQVLELRKKHPETIAGTRGLGLLFGIELAKNGPEIWKGLLEHKVVCNLTQGTVLRLVPPLTVTEEDILFFMRALDEVLTSVEG
- a CDS encoding symporter small accessory protein gives rise to the protein MMLGLGSVEIALAFWLSVAATALCVVYGIVNWNNKGTDKTGGGAS
- a CDS encoding sodium:solute symporter family protein, which gives rise to MTGKLIGVLIYLGVIFYLGYRAWLKTRESTDYMLAGRSMNPFVLAMSYGATFVSTSAIVGFGGVSGMFGMSLLWLTFLTIFVGIFVAMVFFGKRTRRMGLQLDSHTFPEFLGRRYGSKFIQQFSGVVIFVFIPVYAAAVLIGICRMLEVAFPAVSYGVWLLVVTAIVALYVITGGLKAVMYTDAFQGTIMAVMMLILIVTTYSLLGGVTAAHQALTDMVALVPAGLAKGGMTGWTTGPHLQSPIGLTVYTTIIYGVGIGVLAQPQLAIRYMTVPSDRELNRAVAIGGVFILLMTGVAFVTGALSNVVFFQKFGKIAITMADNNFDSIIPLYIDKVMPGWFSGLFLVAMFAAAMSTMSSQYHVGGTSLSRDFLEQYVNVGNGGSSMKLNRLGVTVAIIATLVWAWLLPGGVIARATAFFFGLCAASFLPIYVLGLYWRGMTKTGAKVSMVGGFCFSMFWLLFVHVKEAGFIGLCQAMFGKATLVSDAAPGSWLWLMQWVDPNVVALPVSLVLAVGVSLATRRIEEKHLDLCWEGLC
- a CDS encoding 50S ribosomal protein L11 methyltransferase, translating into MSTLLKIQFTIPEETADEAGVFIASKVPHGWEETPAGDGRRFTLYLEDHPLGHEMVREFQARFPEADVTWSEQESENWAMAWKDFFVPVNCGESFRIYPPWLNDDEENGTTHIVIEPKMAFGTGHHATTSLCLATIGRLAKAGTIAEGKTFLDLGTGSGILGIGLSKLGLTGIGLDIDPQAVVCAVENVAANGVTESMRLAVGSIDCVEPGRTFDLVVANILSGPLIEMAGDIVARVRPGGTLVLSGILADKQSDAVAEAYGRRGLGEPERFVEGEWICLVWQNLGS
- a CDS encoding 4Fe-4S dicluster domain-containing protein, giving the protein MKRVYPDKEYCIGCHLCEVACITAHSKSKDPIIAFREEQGKDGLTACKKVFEKGDICVAISCRHCDEPSCVAACISGGLHKDPETGRTVYDRDKCVGCWSCLMACPYGAIKRHPIENKIVKCDLCEGREGGPACVAACPNQALKFEER
- a CDS encoding glutamate synthase-related protein, translating into MLFQPINKNYHEFCIERDPELCINCKVCVRQCSYEAHYWDEARQKVMHDNSKCIGCHRCEALCPTAALNIIKKPSDFRTNSLWRPVFLQNIYKQADTGGVLLAGMGSPVDIPVYWDRMLLDASQVTNPSIDPLREPMELKTFLGAKPRKLELTTDKKTGKTTLKTRLTPQLTLDVPIMFAAMSFGAINFNLHRAMARAATECGTYYNTGEGGLHKTLYKYGEHTIVQVASGRFGVHRDYLRAGAAIEIKVGQGAKPGIGGHLPGGKVNDKVSETRMIPIGSDAISPAPHHDIYSIEDLLQLIYALKEASEYKAPVSVKIAAVHNVAAIASGIARAGADIITIDGMRGGTGAAPAMIRDNVGIPIELALAQVDQRLRDEGIRNSVSVVAAGGIRCSGDVIKAIALGADAVYIGTATLIAVGCTICGRCYTGKCPWGIATNDPKLSKRQNPDIAARKLTNLIHAWGHEIEEMLGGMGLNSIESLRGNRDKLRGVGLSDTELDILGIKHAGR
- a CDS encoding murein hydrolase activator EnvC family protein; the encoded protein is MRKFLVLTVCCILLLPALACAQAEDESISESLQQEHQKADENERKVRELTQKAGQISTRLSDIEDDVKLLKGRIRDQEKVLSDIRESERQAQQDHFTLEKEKERITMELSGLMRTLWPLHLQNVRSRFEGVEDWAMFDRRFNWLADIYAATGRKLDEARDNSRKIALNLENQRQLAEEAEKQLAQVNESKDRLLDNQYALRRNLKKINRQKENAEAELSDILATIEKLKYQLQSQKTKRFALYKRTLPWPVKGRVVAGFDLKANPPERGLAIGAAEGSQVQSIFWGKVVHNDTLRGFGHVVIIYHGYNYYSLYAYLSDTFVRNGQEVEKNEPLGTVGYFPKLDGPGLYFELRFHQKPINPQTWLTALR